Proteins from one Salinispora arenicola genomic window:
- a CDS encoding ABC transporter permease produces MATTTMTNSSARTTPRRRINKPLAVAGVLVFWLVAWTLLRGQDMLVLPRATLTDLHHWLNDVNDSVGASRNSSPIFLYFFNEIRAVMDALVTFVQGLIAQPAYGRPVPVLGWLGVIALVSYASWAFANWRVALLAAGGFTLFGLQGLWQESMDTLALTLVAVLVSLLFGIPLGILAGLSDRFHRLITPVLDLMQTMPTFVYLAPLTLVFLIGPASATIATLIYAMPPAIRITAHGIRSVPAPPVEATDSFGATRRQRLTKALLPLSKRTIVLGVNQTIMAALAMVTVAALIDAPGLGKTVIKALQTTDVGTAFNAGVAIVVMAIVLDRVTTAASVRAEQGDSTNPRTRRMLLAGFGLLAAVCSYLSYTYLWAAEFPAGVRLGEHLSQGATAVTTWAQNNLSDLTGAVKDGVTIGLLNPLEALLTESPWWLMGAVIVALAALIGNLRAAAVAAVCVGLLVGSGLWHASMVTLAMTLVATMLVVTLGVVVGVWMGRSNRADRVIRPVLDAGQTMPAFVYLIPFVALFSVSRFTAIFAGVVYAAPVAIKIVADGVRAIPQSTVEAATAAGSNNWQTITKVQLPMARQSLTLATNQGLIYVLSMVVIGGLVGAGALGYDVVAGFSQGQLYGKGLAAGVAIVVLGIMLDRIARAAAQRSDRAPAATHT; encoded by the coding sequence ATGGCCACGACGACCATGACCAACTCGTCGGCGCGGACCACCCCGCGTCGACGAATCAACAAGCCGCTCGCGGTGGCGGGCGTGCTCGTGTTCTGGCTCGTCGCCTGGACACTGCTGCGCGGCCAGGACATGTTGGTCCTGCCCCGGGCCACGCTGACCGATCTGCACCACTGGCTCAACGACGTCAACGACTCGGTCGGCGCCAGCCGGAACAGCAGCCCGATCTTCCTGTACTTCTTCAACGAGATCCGCGCGGTGATGGACGCGCTGGTGACCTTCGTCCAGGGGCTCATCGCGCAACCGGCGTACGGGCGGCCCGTGCCGGTGCTGGGATGGCTGGGCGTGATCGCGCTCGTCTCCTACGCCTCCTGGGCGTTCGCCAACTGGCGGGTGGCGCTGCTCGCCGCGGGCGGGTTCACTCTCTTCGGCCTGCAGGGGCTGTGGCAGGAGAGCATGGACACGCTGGCGCTGACGTTGGTGGCGGTCCTCGTGTCGCTGTTGTTCGGCATCCCGCTGGGCATTCTGGCCGGACTGTCGGACCGGTTCCACCGGTTGATAACCCCGGTGTTGGACCTCATGCAGACGATGCCCACGTTCGTCTACCTCGCGCCGCTGACCCTGGTGTTCCTGATCGGCCCGGCCTCCGCGACGATCGCGACCCTGATCTACGCCATGCCGCCGGCGATCCGGATCACCGCACACGGGATCCGTTCCGTGCCCGCGCCCCCGGTGGAAGCCACCGACTCGTTCGGAGCGACCCGGCGGCAGCGGCTGACCAAGGCGCTTCTGCCGCTGTCGAAGCGCACGATCGTGCTCGGTGTCAACCAGACGATCATGGCGGCGTTGGCGATGGTGACCGTCGCGGCCCTGATCGACGCTCCCGGCCTCGGCAAGACGGTCATCAAGGCCCTGCAGACCACCGATGTCGGTACCGCGTTCAACGCGGGTGTCGCGATCGTGGTGATGGCCATCGTCCTGGACCGGGTCACCACGGCGGCCAGCGTCCGCGCCGAGCAGGGTGACAGCACCAATCCCCGTACCCGCCGGATGCTCCTGGCCGGGTTCGGTCTGCTCGCGGCGGTCTGCTCGTACCTGTCCTACACCTACCTCTGGGCGGCCGAGTTCCCGGCTGGCGTCCGACTCGGCGAGCACCTGTCGCAGGGGGCCACTGCCGTCACGACGTGGGCGCAGAACAACCTCTCGGACCTGACCGGGGCGGTGAAGGACGGCGTGACCATCGGGCTGCTCAACCCGTTGGAGGCGCTGCTGACGGAGTCGCCCTGGTGGTTGATGGGTGCGGTGATCGTCGCGCTCGCCGCGCTGATCGGCAACCTGCGCGCCGCCGCCGTCGCCGCGGTCTGTGTGGGGCTGCTGGTCGGGAGCGGGCTCTGGCACGCCAGCATGGTCACTCTTGCCATGACGCTCGTCGCCACGATGCTGGTCGTGACGCTGGGGGTGGTCGTCGGCGTGTGGATGGGCCGGAGTAACCGGGCCGACCGCGTCATTCGGCCGGTGTTGGACGCCGGACAGACCATGCCGGCGTTCGTCTACCTGATCCCGTTCGTCGCGCTCTTCTCGGTGAGCCGCTTCACCGCGATCTTCGCCGGTGTCGTCTACGCCGCGCCGGTCGCCATCAAGATCGTCGCTGACGGGGTGCGCGCCATTCCGCAGTCGACGGTGGAGGCGGCTACCGCCGCGGGCTCCAACAACTGGCAGACCATCACGAAGGTCCAGCTCCCGATGGCGCGGCAGTCGTTGACGCTCGCCACCAACCAGGGGCTCATCTACGTGCTGTCGATGGTGGTCATCGGTGGCCTCGTCGGAGCCGGCGCGCTCGGCTACGACGTCGTTGCCGGATTCTCGCAGGGCCAGCTCTACGGCAAGGGCCTGGCAGCGGGAGTCGCGATCGTCGTACTCGGGATCATGCTCGACCGGATCGCGCGGGCCGCCGCCCAGCGGTCGGACCGTGCTCCCGCAGCTACCCATACCTGA
- a CDS encoding ABC transporter substrate-binding protein, whose product MRSIVNRRVRLAGISLSTVAALALTACGGAKVESSDAADSGDCGTFTIAINPWVGYEANAAVIAHVAETELGCTVVKKDLKEEIAWQGFGTGQVDAIVENWGHDDLKKKYIEDQKTAVDAGSTGVEGVIGWYVPPWMAEEYPDITDWNNLNKYASLFETTESGGKGQLLDGDPSFVTNDEALVKNLELDYKVVYAGSEPALIQAFRQAEKEKKPVLGYFYDPQWFLSEVELVKVNLPEYQEGCDADPEKVACDYPVYDLDKIVSKSFADANGPAYQLVNNFTWTNEDQNLVARYIAQDNMSPEEAAKKWVEANKDKVEAWLPQS is encoded by the coding sequence ATGAGATCCATTGTTAACAGGAGGGTCCGTCTGGCGGGCATCTCGCTGTCCACGGTGGCGGCACTCGCGCTCACCGCGTGCGGTGGGGCCAAGGTCGAGTCGTCGGATGCCGCCGATTCGGGCGACTGCGGTACGTTCACCATCGCGATCAACCCCTGGGTCGGGTACGAGGCGAACGCGGCCGTCATCGCTCACGTCGCCGAGACCGAACTCGGCTGCACGGTCGTCAAGAAGGACCTCAAGGAGGAGATCGCCTGGCAGGGCTTCGGCACCGGTCAGGTGGACGCGATCGTGGAAAACTGGGGCCACGACGACCTCAAGAAGAAGTACATCGAGGACCAGAAGACCGCGGTCGACGCCGGTTCGACCGGCGTGGAGGGAGTCATCGGCTGGTACGTGCCGCCATGGATGGCCGAGGAGTACCCCGACATCACCGACTGGAACAACCTGAACAAGTACGCGTCCCTGTTCGAAACCACGGAGTCCGGTGGCAAGGGGCAGCTGCTCGACGGCGACCCGTCCTTCGTCACCAACGACGAAGCCCTGGTCAAGAACCTGGAGCTGGACTACAAGGTGGTCTACGCGGGCAGTGAGCCGGCGTTGATCCAGGCGTTCCGCCAGGCGGAGAAGGAGAAGAAGCCGGTGCTCGGCTACTTCTACGACCCGCAGTGGTTCCTCTCCGAGGTCGAACTGGTGAAGGTGAACCTGCCCGAGTACCAGGAGGGCTGCGACGCCGACCCGGAGAAGGTCGCCTGCGACTACCCGGTGTACGACCTCGACAAGATCGTCAGCAAGTCGTTCGCCGACGCCAACGGACCGGCGTACCAGCTGGTCAACAACTTCACCTGGACCAACGAGGACCAGAACCTGGTGGCCCGGTACATCGCCCAGGACAACATGTCGCCGGAAGAGGCGGCCAAGAAGTGGGTCGAGGCCAACAAGGACAAGGTCGAGGCCTGGCTGCCGCAGAGCTGA
- a CDS encoding MerR family transcriptional regulator, translating into MPGPVPGGPATHANVTGTAGHPPGVGPLMRIGEAAERVGLSIRTIRHYEDAGLIVPSARSEGGFRLYTDADLDRLAVVKRMKPLGFSLDEMRALLAILDALPAAGATDRPGLLDRLGLFHAVASTRVAGLREQLHTAEGFADTLRQQLDQHRVDH; encoded by the coding sequence ATGCCCGGCCCGGTGCCCGGTGGTCCGGCGACGCACGCCAATGTGACCGGCACCGCCGGGCATCCGCCGGGCGTCGGGCCGCTCATGCGGATCGGTGAGGCAGCCGAACGGGTGGGGTTGAGCATTCGCACCATCCGCCACTACGAGGACGCCGGGTTGATCGTCCCGTCGGCGCGCAGCGAGGGTGGCTTCCGCCTCTACACCGACGCCGACCTGGACCGCCTCGCCGTAGTCAAGCGGATGAAGCCCCTCGGGTTCAGCCTCGACGAGATGCGGGCACTGCTCGCCATCCTGGATGCCCTACCCGCCGCCGGCGCCACCGACCGGCCCGGGCTGCTGGACCGGCTCGGCTTGTTCCATGCCGTCGCGTCCACCCGGGTGGCGGGACTACGCGAACAGCTCCACACCGCCGAGGGGTTCGCCGACACTTTGCGCCAGCAGCTCGACCAACACCGGGTCGACCACTGA
- a CDS encoding quaternary amine ABC transporter ATP-binding protein yields MSTDTAVQPRGQVDHRQTPVVSVRNLWKVFGPNADQVPKSAELGALSRRELLERARCTAAVREVSFDVAPGEVFVVMGLSGSGKSTLVRCLTRLIEPTAGEVVFEGEDILRADKRRLRELRRHKFSMVFQHFGLLPYRTVVDNVGYGLEIRGAGRAERTRRATEVIELVGLDGYEHAYPDQLSGGMQQRVGLARALAGDPDVLFFDEPFSALDPLIRRDMQNEVIRLHRQVGKTMVFITHDLSEALKLGDRILLMRDGNVVQAGTGDELVGAPADDYVRDFVQEVPRADVLTLRWIMRPRRDTDQLDGPELGPGVIVRDAVRTVLAADRPVRVVENGELLGVVGAEEVLDIVAGTQAGA; encoded by the coding sequence ATGAGTACGGATACGGCGGTTCAGCCGCGCGGGCAGGTGGACCATCGCCAGACCCCGGTGGTCTCGGTACGGAATCTGTGGAAGGTGTTCGGCCCGAACGCGGACCAGGTGCCGAAGTCGGCGGAACTCGGGGCGCTGTCCCGGCGTGAGCTGCTGGAGCGGGCCCGGTGTACCGCCGCGGTGCGGGAGGTGTCGTTCGACGTCGCGCCCGGTGAGGTCTTCGTCGTGATGGGGTTGTCCGGTTCCGGCAAGTCCACGCTGGTGCGCTGCCTGACCCGGCTGATCGAGCCGACCGCGGGCGAGGTCGTGTTCGAGGGCGAGGACATCCTGCGCGCCGACAAGCGACGGCTGCGGGAGCTACGCCGGCACAAGTTCTCGATGGTCTTCCAGCACTTCGGTCTCCTGCCGTACCGGACCGTTGTCGACAACGTCGGATACGGCCTGGAGATCCGTGGCGCCGGCCGCGCCGAGCGTACCCGGCGGGCGACCGAGGTCATCGAGCTGGTGGGCCTCGACGGCTACGAGCACGCGTACCCGGACCAGCTCTCCGGCGGGATGCAGCAGCGTGTCGGACTGGCCCGGGCGCTGGCCGGTGACCCGGATGTGCTCTTCTTCGACGAGCCGTTCTCCGCGCTGGACCCGCTGATCCGCCGGGACATGCAGAACGAGGTCATCCGACTGCACCGTCAGGTGGGCAAGACGATGGTCTTCATCACGCACGACCTCTCCGAGGCGCTCAAACTCGGCGACCGGATTCTGCTCATGCGGGACGGCAACGTGGTGCAGGCCGGGACCGGGGACGAGTTGGTCGGGGCACCGGCCGACGACTACGTGCGCGACTTCGTCCAGGAGGTGCCCCGCGCCGACGTCCTCACCCTGCGGTGGATCATGCGTCCACGACGGGACACCGACCAGTTGGACGGCCCCGAGCTGGGGCCGGGCGTCATCGTGCGGGACGCGGTCCGCACGGTGCTCGCCGCCGACCGGCCGGTGCGGGTCGTCGAGAACGGGGAACTGCTGGGCGTGGTCGGCGCCGAGGAGGTCCTCGACATCGTCGCCGGTACGCAGGCGGGCGCCTGA
- a CDS encoding helix-turn-helix transcriptional regulator produces the protein MQTHGQMTTPGADATTVVVGVDGAGRSRRLRDLAAALDRPVRWVTLPSSDADLDLVLTDARAAGAVVIVDDAHHGQPSSWRALAAAARAGQAMLIARRPVVRAVELADLDQVVAAAGTVDQLGPLDAAGVAAVVTEAGVTEPDEDTIEEIRTASGGMAAVAASLATATSGGSVATATSRGSVATATSRGSVATATSRGLVPAALRARVQRRLAGLPADSAAVTQVLALLLDVPDSVVARAAGVTVATVADTSNVLQERGMIAPGSASLIPAVAAAIRTDLPVVVRRQLHDRVATALLDSGTDPLLAAVQLRRARVRTPTAAVAYAGAADHLRFRDPDAAVSWYDAAVEAGAQPAAVDLGRAEAATQLGTPVDLTDVSGEPARLAIVVAAIAAQQGRWDRAAEALADADGPGAALAAVAWAATGHPERAGDAARRARTEPSGGTPEALARLAEAAAGLAEPEAMLPLLIESAEAAQRTPPDVVLPDSPHALGALVAGLTGDVSTAERLLLAGLAAGVGGPVTARRHQLLLAFTRMRAGRYDTAAAELAPGPDPTAWDHPTARDQLLAAALAAGMARRSGDVARMREAWNGVETQLARRAVDLFAIEVLEELVVTAARLRRMVRARPVMDVLDDLVARAGDPPTWVVAVGWIRVQVAVALEDAATAATLAGELATAATLAGPRQRAQGAAALAWADVLAGKVDVDRVCSVAGDLATNQLPWDASRLVGQAAIRTTDATAARRLLEHARGLSAVEVGGGEQRGRVGVLSEREIAVGRMVLEGRTQREIGSQLYLSPKTVEHHVARMRTKLDASSRAEFLAALREHPGVVD, from the coding sequence GTGCAGACCCACGGTCAGATGACCACGCCCGGCGCCGATGCCACGACCGTGGTCGTGGGTGTCGACGGTGCCGGACGGAGTCGACGGCTTCGTGATCTCGCCGCCGCACTCGACCGTCCGGTGCGCTGGGTGACGCTGCCCAGCAGCGATGCGGATCTCGACCTGGTACTGACCGACGCCCGGGCTGCGGGCGCCGTGGTGATCGTCGACGATGCTCACCACGGGCAACCGTCCAGCTGGCGCGCCCTGGCCGCGGCCGCGCGCGCTGGCCAGGCGATGCTGATCGCACGGCGGCCGGTAGTCCGCGCCGTGGAGCTGGCTGACCTGGACCAGGTCGTCGCGGCGGCCGGCACGGTCGACCAGCTCGGGCCGTTGGACGCCGCCGGTGTCGCCGCGGTCGTCACCGAGGCGGGCGTCACCGAGCCCGACGAGGACACGATCGAGGAGATCCGCACCGCATCGGGTGGGATGGCCGCGGTAGCCGCTTCCCTCGCCACCGCGACATCCGGGGGCTCGGTCGCCACCGCGACGTCCAGGGGCTCGGTCGCCACCGCGACGTCCAGGGGCTCGGTCGCCACCGCGACGTCCAGGGGTCTGGTCCCCGCCGCACTGCGGGCCCGGGTACAGCGCCGCCTCGCGGGCCTTCCTGCCGATAGCGCGGCGGTGACACAGGTGCTTGCACTCCTGTTGGACGTCCCGGACTCCGTGGTGGCCAGGGCTGCCGGGGTGACCGTGGCGACGGTCGCCGATACCAGCAACGTCCTGCAGGAGCGTGGCATGATCGCGCCCGGTTCGGCTTCGCTGATCCCGGCCGTCGCCGCGGCGATCCGGACCGACCTGCCAGTGGTGGTGCGCCGGCAGCTGCATGACCGGGTGGCCACCGCGCTCCTGGACTCAGGCACTGACCCGCTGCTGGCCGCAGTCCAGCTGCGGCGGGCACGTGTCCGGACACCCACGGCAGCGGTCGCCTACGCGGGTGCCGCTGATCACCTGCGATTCCGCGATCCCGATGCCGCGGTGTCCTGGTACGACGCCGCTGTCGAGGCGGGCGCACAGCCGGCGGCTGTTGACCTGGGCCGGGCCGAGGCGGCCACGCAGCTCGGAACACCGGTGGATCTGACCGACGTCAGTGGTGAGCCGGCACGGCTGGCCATCGTGGTGGCCGCGATCGCCGCGCAACAGGGGCGATGGGACAGAGCAGCAGAGGCACTGGCCGACGCCGACGGACCAGGTGCGGCACTCGCCGCCGTGGCCTGGGCCGCGACTGGGCATCCCGAACGTGCTGGTGATGCCGCCCGTCGTGCCCGCACCGAGCCCAGCGGAGGGACGCCGGAGGCCCTCGCCCGGCTGGCCGAGGCCGCGGCGGGCCTCGCCGAGCCGGAGGCCATGTTGCCCCTGCTGATCGAGTCTGCCGAGGCCGCACAGCGCACGCCACCCGACGTCGTGTTGCCCGACTCGCCGCACGCGCTCGGCGCCCTCGTCGCCGGGCTGACCGGTGATGTTTCCACCGCAGAGCGACTGCTCCTCGCCGGGTTGGCCGCGGGCGTCGGTGGTCCGGTGACCGCCCGCCGACATCAGCTGCTCCTGGCGTTCACTCGGATGCGCGCCGGCCGCTACGACACTGCGGCTGCGGAGCTGGCGCCGGGGCCGGATCCAACGGCCTGGGACCATCCAACTGCCCGGGACCAACTGCTCGCCGCCGCGCTCGCGGCGGGGATGGCCCGCCGCAGTGGTGACGTGGCGCGAATGCGCGAGGCATGGAACGGGGTGGAGACGCAGCTGGCCCGACGCGCGGTGGACCTTTTCGCGATCGAGGTCCTGGAGGAGCTTGTGGTGACGGCGGCGCGGCTGCGCCGTATGGTGCGAGCTCGGCCCGTGATGGACGTACTCGACGATCTTGTCGCACGCGCCGGGGATCCGCCGACGTGGGTCGTCGCGGTGGGCTGGATTCGGGTTCAGGTCGCCGTCGCCCTCGAGGATGCGGCTACGGCCGCCACGCTGGCCGGTGAGCTGGCCACGGCAGCGACCCTCGCCGGGCCACGCCAGCGTGCGCAGGGCGCCGCCGCACTGGCATGGGCCGATGTGCTTGCGGGGAAGGTGGACGTCGACCGCGTCTGCTCGGTCGCTGGGGACTTGGCGACCAACCAGCTGCCCTGGGATGCCTCACGGCTGGTGGGCCAGGCGGCGATTCGCACCACGGATGCGACGGCGGCACGGCGACTGTTGGAGCACGCGCGGGGCTTGTCTGCCGTGGAGGTCGGCGGAGGCGAGCAGCGCGGGCGGGTTGGGGTGCTGTCCGAACGCGAGATTGCGGTCGGCCGAATGGTACTCGAGGGGCGCACCCAACGGGAGATCGGATCCCAACTGTACCTGTCGCCGAAGACCGTCGAACACCACGTGGCGCGGATGCGGACCAAACTGGACGCGTCCAGCCGCGCCGAGTTTCTCGCCGCCCTGCGGGAACACCCGGGGGTTGTCGACTGA
- a CDS encoding DUF305 domain-containing protein, giving the protein MRRLLLVALLTTAALLAGCAGTAERRDTRAEVGDEVPAATSMNEADIRFLQAMAAHTEQSVEIARSVQDRIDDPEIKILVGAVKATEFDEHVMTRAWLQAVDSDPAATAPAQDAGRAITDGGLARLRGTPDAAVDAVLCELLGTHHRIAAEFARSHAEAGTSPEVLAYARRVERSRTAGAELLDRLSAGDA; this is encoded by the coding sequence GTGCGACGGCTGCTACTGGTCGCCCTGCTTACCACCGCCGCGCTGCTGGCGGGCTGCGCCGGGACGGCAGAACGCCGCGACACCCGGGCGGAGGTCGGTGACGAGGTGCCCGCCGCCACCTCCATGAACGAGGCCGACATCCGGTTTCTGCAGGCGATGGCGGCACACACCGAACAGAGTGTCGAGATTGCGCGATCGGTGCAGGACCGGATCGACGATCCGGAGATCAAGATCCTGGTTGGCGCGGTCAAGGCGACCGAGTTCGACGAACACGTGATGACACGCGCCTGGCTGCAGGCCGTTGACTCGGACCCCGCCGCGACCGCACCCGCGCAGGATGCCGGCCGGGCGATCACCGACGGGGGACTGGCCCGGCTGCGCGGTACACCCGACGCGGCGGTCGACGCCGTGCTCTGCGAGCTGCTCGGCACCCACCACCGCATCGCGGCGGAATTCGCCCGATCACACGCGGAGGCCGGCACCAGTCCGGAGGTGCTGGCCTACGCCCGCCGCGTCGAACGATCCCGGACGGCGGGAGCCGAACTTCTCGATCGCCTGTCAGCGGGCGACGCGTAG
- a CDS encoding dihydrofolate reductase family protein — MGVLTFCLNLTLDGCVDHQEGIADDETHAFFTRLMDAAGAMLWGRVTYEMLESYWPAVARGDGEAPSAMREWAVKLEAKPKYVVSSTRTDFPWTNSHHIAGDLREGVQKLKDATAAGVLLGSGKLATELDRLDLIDEYTLLVHPRIAGHGPRLYQGGVPGTRQLELLSAEPFRNGVVAMHYRRAP; from the coding sequence ATGGGTGTGCTCACCTTCTGCCTCAACCTCACCCTGGACGGTTGCGTCGACCACCAGGAGGGGATCGCTGACGACGAGACGCATGCCTTCTTCACCCGTCTCATGGACGCAGCCGGGGCAATGCTGTGGGGTCGCGTCACCTACGAGATGTTGGAGAGCTACTGGCCGGCTGTTGCCCGCGGCGACGGGGAGGCACCGTCGGCCATGCGCGAGTGGGCGGTCAAGCTGGAGGCCAAACCCAAGTACGTGGTGTCGTCGACGCGCACGGACTTCCCGTGGACCAACAGTCACCACATCGCCGGCGATCTGCGCGAGGGCGTGCAGAAGCTCAAGGACGCGACCGCTGCCGGGGTCCTTCTCGGAAGCGGCAAGCTCGCGACCGAGCTCGACCGGCTGGACCTGATCGACGAGTACACGCTGCTCGTCCATCCCAGGATCGCCGGCCACGGCCCGAGGCTGTACCAGGGCGGGGTGCCCGGCACGCGCCAGCTCGAGCTGCTCTCGGCGGAGCCGTTCCGCAACGGCGTGGTGGCCATGCACTACCGCCGCGCGCCCTGA
- a CDS encoding carbohydrate-binding protein has protein sequence MRKRFALPLMTMGAVTATMAVAAPAQAHGYVSGPPSRQALCAQGSVPDCGPISFEPQSVEGPKGLTSCSGGISEFAVLDDESRAWPAATVGRSVTFDWIKTAPHKTSNWEYFIGDELLATFDGGGVQPPSTLSHTVDLGDHVGRQKVLAVWNIADTPMAFYSCIDVNIDGGPSPTPTGTASPTPTASPTSTASPTPTASPTGTASPTPTASPTGTASPTPTGTPSPTSTGTPAPGSWQVGTTYQIGDEVTYDGVSYRARQAHTATPGWEPPRVPALWTAVTPPPATGEPAPGDGWAVGIAYQIGDEVTYDGVSYRARQAHTATPGWEPPHVPSLWIRI, from the coding sequence ATGCGAAAGCGCTTTGCCCTGCCATTGATGACGATGGGAGCTGTCACGGCCACGATGGCCGTCGCCGCACCCGCCCAGGCGCATGGCTACGTTTCGGGACCGCCCAGCCGTCAGGCGCTCTGCGCGCAGGGTTCGGTACCCGACTGTGGGCCCATCTCGTTCGAGCCGCAGAGCGTCGAAGGACCAAAGGGCCTGACGAGCTGCAGCGGCGGCATCTCCGAGTTCGCCGTGCTCGACGACGAGAGCCGGGCCTGGCCCGCGGCCACGGTCGGCCGGTCGGTCACCTTCGACTGGATCAAGACCGCCCCACACAAGACCAGTAACTGGGAGTACTTCATCGGCGACGAGCTGTTGGCCACCTTCGACGGTGGTGGCGTGCAGCCGCCGTCCACGCTCTCGCACACGGTCGACCTGGGCGACCACGTGGGCCGGCAGAAGGTTCTCGCGGTGTGGAACATCGCCGACACCCCTATGGCGTTCTACTCCTGCATCGACGTGAATATCGACGGCGGCCCTTCGCCGACGCCGACGGGCACCGCCTCGCCGACCCCGACCGCCTCGCCGACGAGCACCGCGTCACCGACCCCGACCGCCTCACCGACGGGCACCGCCTCGCCGACCCCGACCGCCTCACCGACGGGCACCGCGTCGCCAACCCCGACCGGCACGCCGTCTCCGACCTCGACCGGGACTCCCGCGCCGGGCAGCTGGCAGGTTGGTACCACCTACCAGATCGGTGACGAGGTGACGTACGACGGGGTGAGCTACCGGGCTCGGCAGGCGCACACCGCGACACCCGGGTGGGAGCCGCCGCGCGTACCAGCGCTCTGGACTGCCGTGACACCACCGCCCGCGACCGGCGAGCCGGCACCCGGCGACGGTTGGGCGGTTGGCATCGCCTACCAGATCGGTGACGAGGTGACGTACGACGGGGTGAGCTACCGGGCTCGGCAGGCGCACACCGCGACGCCCGGGTGGGAGCCGCCGCACGTGCCGTCGCTGTGGATCCGAATCTGA
- a CDS encoding SulP family inorganic anion transporter — protein sequence MSPVLPAVTRPRPSRPSWLSPKVLRTEVLAGLVVALALIPEAISFSILAGVDPRVGLFASFTMAVVIAICGGRPAMISAATGAIALVVAPLAREHGLDYLIAAVILGGVIQVLLALLGVAKLMRFIPRSVMVGFVNALAILIFAAQVPYLLGVPWLVYPLVGLALAIMIGLPRITRAVPAPLVTIIVLTTITVVAGLAVPTVGDQGELPNNLPTLGLPQIPWTVDTLRLIAPYALGVALVGLMESLMTAKLVDDITDTHSNKTRESWGQGVANIVTGFFGGMGGCAMIGQTMINVKVAGARTRLSTFLSGIFLLILVVSLGDVVAAIPMAALVAVMIIVAVSTFDWHSVAPATLKRMPWGETLVMVATVATTLVTHNLAIGVVSGVLTAMVIFANRVAHLVEVTSVLDPDGSTRIYSVHGELFFAASNDLVYQFDYTNDPSHVVIDMTHAHVWDASSVAALDAITTKYAARGKTVEIIELNQPSAAIHGTLAGTLGGGH from the coding sequence ATGTCTCCTGTGCTGCCCGCGGTCACCCGGCCGCGCCCGTCCCGCCCGTCCTGGCTGTCACCGAAGGTGCTCCGAACCGAGGTGCTCGCCGGCCTGGTCGTTGCCCTGGCGCTGATCCCGGAGGCGATCAGCTTCTCGATTCTCGCCGGAGTGGATCCCCGGGTCGGACTCTTCGCCTCGTTCACCATGGCCGTCGTCATCGCGATCTGCGGTGGCCGACCGGCAATGATCTCCGCCGCGACCGGGGCGATCGCCCTGGTCGTGGCACCGCTGGCCAGGGAACACGGGCTGGACTACCTGATCGCCGCGGTGATCCTCGGCGGCGTCATCCAGGTGCTGCTGGCTCTGCTCGGGGTGGCGAAGCTGATGCGGTTCATCCCGCGCAGCGTGATGGTCGGTTTCGTCAACGCGCTGGCCATCCTCATCTTCGCCGCGCAGGTCCCGTATCTGCTCGGGGTGCCGTGGCTGGTCTACCCGCTGGTCGGACTGGCCCTGGCAATCATGATCGGCCTGCCCCGGATCACCCGGGCCGTACCGGCCCCACTGGTGACGATCATCGTCCTGACCACCATCACGGTCGTCGCCGGACTGGCCGTTCCCACCGTCGGCGACCAGGGCGAACTGCCCAACAACCTCCCCACCCTCGGGCTGCCACAGATCCCCTGGACCGTCGACACCCTGCGCCTGATCGCTCCGTACGCCCTCGGGGTGGCACTGGTCGGGCTGATGGAGTCGCTGATGACCGCGAAGCTGGTCGACGACATCACCGACACCCACTCCAACAAGACCCGCGAGTCCTGGGGACAGGGCGTCGCCAACATCGTCACCGGCTTCTTCGGGGGCATGGGCGGCTGCGCGATGATCGGCCAGACAATGATCAACGTCAAGGTGGCCGGCGCGCGGACCCGGCTGTCGACGTTCCTGTCCGGCATCTTCCTGCTCATCCTGGTGGTCAGCCTGGGCGACGTGGTCGCCGCGATCCCGATGGCCGCTCTGGTCGCGGTAATGATCATCGTGGCGGTGTCGACGTTCGACTGGCACTCGGTGGCCCCGGCCACGCTGAAGCGGATGCCCTGGGGCGAGACACTGGTCATGGTCGCCACCGTCGCCACGACCCTGGTCACCCACAACCTGGCCATCGGTGTGGTCAGCGGCGTCCTCACCGCCATGGTGATCTTCGCCAACCGGGTCGCACACCTGGTGGAGGTCACCAGCGTGCTGGACCCCGACGGCAGCACCCGCATCTACTCGGTGCACGGCGAGTTGTTCTTCGCCGCCAGCAACGATCTGGTCTACCAGTTCGACTACACCAACGACCCTTCGCACGTGGTCATCGACATGACCCACGCCCACGTGTGGGACGCCTCGTCGGTCGCGGCGCTCGACGCGATCACCACGAAGTACGCGGCTCGGGGCAAGACGGTGGAGATCATCGAACTGAACCAGCCCAGCGCCGCCATCCACGGCACCCTGGCCGGCACCCTCGGCGGGGGACACTGA